A genomic stretch from Spirochaetaceae bacterium includes:
- a CDS encoding M28 family peptidase, with protein sequence MAAIQRLREDVAELAHAEGRKPGTLGHRRAEHYLVERLLTVGMSPYRGDEFRLPFEIPRELRRDGVTEGMNLVAVARGTNRDAAPLLLGAHYDSLLEAPCADDNAAAVAIVLEVALELVARPLTRDVVVALFDTEEAPYAGTPGMGSTYFHDRQMDSRGVACALIQDLTGHNVSWQAGGKKRRLPRMSGLLFMTGAESHAELAPAVAACRRPWRLPLVAVLNRYIGDVSDHRAFRRAGKPYLFFSCGRWEHYHRETDTPQRLNYRKMRRIARFLTTLLARLDALPFDAGGEPVDTTAFEVSSLRSAFGPWLPLVRRVLKLGKIESRADIDRIAGALIKSGL encoded by the coding sequence ATGGCGGCGATTCAGCGGTTGCGGGAGGACGTGGCGGAACTGGCCCATGCCGAGGGCCGCAAGCCGGGAACCCTGGGCCACCGGCGCGCCGAGCACTACCTGGTGGAGCGTCTGCTTACCGTCGGCATGTCGCCCTACCGCGGCGACGAGTTCCGGTTGCCGTTCGAGATCCCGCGGGAGCTGCGCCGCGACGGGGTGACCGAGGGCATGAACCTGGTCGCGGTGGCGCGGGGAACCAACCGCGACGCCGCCCCCCTGCTGCTCGGCGCCCACTACGACAGCCTGCTGGAGGCGCCCTGTGCCGACGACAACGCCGCGGCGGTAGCGATCGTGCTGGAGGTGGCGCTGGAGCTGGTCGCCCGCCCGCTGACGCGGGACGTGGTGGTGGCCCTGTTCGACACCGAGGAGGCGCCGTACGCCGGCACCCCGGGCATGGGCAGCACCTACTTCCACGACCGCCAGATGGACAGCCGCGGCGTCGCCTGCGCGCTGATCCAGGACCTGACCGGCCACAACGTGTCGTGGCAAGCCGGCGGCAAGAAGCGGCGGCTCCCGCGCATGAGCGGGTTGTTGTTCATGACCGGGGCGGAGTCGCACGCCGAGCTCGCACCCGCGGTTGCCGCCTGCCGGCGGCCGTGGCGGCTGCCGCTGGTCGCCGTGCTCAACCGCTACATCGGCGATGTCAGCGACCACCGGGCGTTTCGCCGTGCCGGCAAGCCGTACCTGTTCTTCTCCTGCGGGCGCTGGGAGCACTACCACCGGGAGACCGATACCCCGCAGCGGCTCAACTACCGCAAGATGCGCCGCATCGCCCGCTTCCTGACCACGCTGCTCGCGCGCCTCGATGCGTTGCCGTTCGACGCCGGCGGCGAACCGGTCGACACCACCGCCTTCGAGGTGAGCAGTCTGCGTTCCGCGTTCGGCCCGTGGCTGCCGCTGGTGCGCCGCGTGCTGAAGCTCGGCAAGATCGAATCGCGCGCGGACATCGATCGCATCGCCGGCGCCCTGATCAAGTCCGGGCTCTGA
- the fumC gene encoding class II fumarate hydratase — MASHSAQPVAQPPAAAAVRRESDSMGAVEVVADRLWGAQTQRSLDNFRIGGERMPLQVVRAFGVLKRAAAQVNRELGLLDERRSELIVQAADEVIAGDWDDHFPLVVWQTGSGTQSNMNVNEVLSNRAIALAGGVLGSKEPVHPNDHVNLSQSSNDTFPTAMHVAAVSALHERLLPALRHLHAALDAKSREFADVVKIGRTHLMDAVPLTLGQEFSGYAVQVERGAGRVAATVPALLELALGGTAVGTGLNSHPRFAARVAEVIAELTGYPFVTAPNKFEALAAHDAVVTASGALKTVAGALMKVANDVRWLASGPRSGIGELTIPPNEPGSSIMPGKVNPTQAEALTMVAVQVMGNDAAIGFAGASGNFELNVYKPVLIYNLLQSIGLLADAADSFRRHCVAGIGADRGRIAALVEQSLMLVTALAPHIGYDRAAEIAKHAHASGGTLREAALELGHVSAQQFDDWIRPERMTRSGD; from the coding sequence ATGGCCTCGCACTCCGCACAACCGGTAGCGCAGCCGCCGGCGGCCGCTGCCGTACGCCGCGAGAGCGACTCGATGGGAGCGGTGGAGGTGGTCGCCGACCGCCTGTGGGGCGCGCAGACGCAGCGCTCGCTGGACAACTTCCGCATCGGCGGCGAGCGCATGCCGCTGCAGGTGGTGCGCGCCTTCGGGGTGCTCAAGAGGGCGGCGGCACAGGTCAACCGCGAGTTGGGCCTGCTTGACGAGCGCCGCAGCGAGCTGATCGTGCAGGCCGCGGACGAGGTGATCGCCGGCGACTGGGACGACCACTTCCCGCTGGTGGTATGGCAGACCGGCAGCGGCACGCAGTCCAACATGAACGTGAACGAGGTGCTGTCCAACCGCGCCATCGCGCTCGCCGGCGGCGTGCTTGGCAGCAAGGAGCCGGTGCACCCCAACGACCACGTCAACCTGTCGCAGTCCTCCAACGACACCTTCCCCACCGCCATGCACGTCGCCGCGGTCAGCGCGCTGCACGAACGCCTGCTGCCGGCGCTGCGCCACCTGCACGCGGCGCTGGACGCCAAGAGCCGCGAGTTCGCCGACGTGGTCAAGATCGGGCGCACCCACCTGATGGACGCCGTGCCGCTCACCCTCGGCCAGGAGTTTTCCGGCTACGCGGTGCAGGTGGAGCGCGGCGCCGGGCGGGTGGCGGCCACCGTGCCGGCGCTGCTGGAACTGGCGCTCGGCGGCACCGCGGTCGGTACCGGCCTCAACAGCCATCCTCGCTTCGCGGCGCGGGTCGCCGAGGTGATCGCGGAGCTGACCGGCTATCCGTTCGTCACCGCTCCCAACAAGTTCGAGGCGTTGGCGGCGCACGACGCGGTGGTGACCGCCAGCGGCGCCCTGAAGACGGTGGCCGGGGCCCTGATGAAGGTGGCCAACGACGTACGCTGGCTGGCGTCGGGACCGCGCAGCGGCATCGGCGAGCTGACCATCCCGCCCAACGAGCCGGGCAGCTCCATCATGCCGGGCAAGGTCAACCCGACCCAGGCGGAGGCGCTGACCATGGTGGCGGTGCAGGTGATGGGCAACGACGCCGCCATCGGATTCGCCGGCGCCTCCGGCAACTTCGAGCTCAACGTCTACAAGCCGGTGCTGATCTACAACCTGCTGCAATCGATCGGCCTGCTGGCCGACGCCGCGGACAGCTTCCGGCGCCACTGCGTGGCCGGCATCGGCGCCGACCGCGGGCGAATCGCGGCATTGGTGGAACAGTCGCTCATGCTGGTCACCGCGCTGGCGCCGCACATCGGCTACGACCGGGCGGCGGAAATCGCCAAGCACGCCCACGCCTCCGGCGGCACGCTGCGGGAGGCTGCCCTGGAACTCGGCCACGTTTCGGCGCAGCAGTTCGACGACTGGATCCGCCCCGAGCGGATGACGCGCTCCGGAGACTAA
- the mdh gene encoding malate dehydrogenase, translated as MVGRAKIAVIGAGNVGATCALWIVSQQLGDVVLVDIPQMERATRGKALDLYECAPVRRFDCAVTGTADYADIAGADVVVLTAGVPRKPGMSRDDLVKTNVAIVRSVSEQIAAHAPDSIVIVVSNPLDAMVYTAWKVTGFPTGRIVGQAGCLDMARFKAFIAEETGFSVEDIGTLLLGGHGDDMVPLPRFTNISGIPVTEFMSRARLDELVERAKQGGGEIVELLGTSAYYAPAAAVTQMVEAIVRDKKRILPCAGYCAGQYGIEGLFVGVPCVLGAGGMERILEVRLERGEQELLTSSAAHVRELVEVVKRQYPELA; from the coding sequence ATGGTGGGAAGGGCCAAGATCGCCGTAATCGGCGCCGGCAACGTGGGCGCCACCTGCGCGCTGTGGATCGTATCGCAACAACTCGGCGACGTGGTGCTGGTGGACATTCCGCAGATGGAGCGGGCCACCCGCGGCAAGGCGCTGGACCTGTACGAGTGCGCGCCGGTGCGCCGCTTCGACTGCGCGGTTACCGGCACCGCCGACTATGCCGACATCGCCGGGGCTGACGTGGTGGTGCTTACCGCCGGCGTGCCGCGCAAGCCGGGAATGAGCCGCGACGACCTGGTCAAGACGAACGTCGCCATTGTGCGCAGCGTGAGCGAGCAGATCGCCGCGCACGCCCCGGACAGCATCGTGATCGTGGTCAGCAACCCGCTCGACGCGATGGTGTACACCGCCTGGAAGGTGACCGGCTTCCCCACTGGCCGCATTGTCGGCCAGGCGGGCTGCCTGGACATGGCGCGCTTCAAGGCGTTCATCGCCGAGGAGACCGGGTTCTCGGTGGAGGACATAGGCACCCTGCTGCTCGGCGGCCACGGCGATGACATGGTGCCGCTGCCACGCTTCACCAACATCAGCGGCATTCCGGTGACCGAGTTCATGAGCCGGGCGCGGCTCGACGAGCTGGTGGAGCGCGCCAAGCAGGGCGGCGGCGAGATCGTGGAACTGCTTGGCACCAGCGCCTATTACGCGCCGGCGGCGGCGGTCACCCAGATGGTGGAAGCGATCGTGCGCGACAAGAAGCGGATTCTGCCGTGTGCCGGCTATTGTGCCGGCCAGTACGGCATCGAAGGGCTGTTCGTGGGGGTGCCGTGCGTGCTCGGCGCCGGCGGCATGGAGCGCATTCTGGAGGTGCGCCTGGAGCGCGGCGAGCAGGAGCTGCTGACCTCCTCCGCCGCGCACGTGCGTGAGCTGGTGGAGGTCGTGAAGCGCCAGTACCCGGAGCTCGCCTGA
- the folE gene encoding GTP cyclohydrolase I FolE, translating to MDPTGPDLAAAPAAIEACYRRIIRELGEDFDREGLVRTPHRAARALTDLTSGYRENLREIINGAIFQSESDEMIMVRNIETFSLCEHHLLPFIGQCHVAYIPDGRIIGLSKIPRIVNHFARRLQIQERLTLQVAHAVQDAVGAQGVGVVMEASHLCVMMRGVEKQHSQMKTSCMLGTFRSNAATRAEFLQLMNN from the coding sequence GTGGATCCAACCGGACCGGATCTCGCCGCTGCACCGGCGGCCATCGAAGCGTGCTACCGGCGAATTATACGAGAACTCGGAGAGGATTTCGACCGCGAAGGCCTGGTGCGCACACCCCACCGCGCAGCCCGGGCGCTCACCGATCTCACCTCCGGCTATCGTGAGAATCTGCGCGAGATCATCAACGGCGCCATCTTCCAGTCCGAGTCGGACGAGATGATCATGGTGCGCAACATCGAGACGTTCTCGCTGTGCGAACACCACCTGCTGCCGTTCATCGGCCAGTGCCACGTGGCCTACATTCCCGATGGCCGGATCATCGGACTGTCCAAGATCCCACGCATCGTCAACCACTTCGCGCGCCGGCTGCAGATCCAGGAGCGGCTGACCCTGCAGGTGGCGCACGCGGTGCAGGACGCGGTCGGCGCGCAGGGCGTGGGCGTGGTGATGGAGGCCAGCCACCTGTGCGTGATGATGCGTGGCGTGGAGAAGCAACACTCGCAGATGAAGACCTCGTGCATGCTCGGCACGTTCCGCAGCAACGCCGCCACCCGCGCCGAGTTTCTGCAACTGATGAACAACTGA
- the folB gene encoding dihydroneopterin aldolase, whose amino-acid sequence MDHVIIRELRVTCIAGILPAERTTPQDVVVSLVVGTDTARAARSGELADTVDYAALAGQVRELIVSGRYRLLEAMAEDLAACVLRDPRAARVRVTIRKPAAIAGARDAGVEIVRER is encoded by the coding sequence ATGGACCACGTCATCATTCGCGAGCTGCGCGTAACCTGCATCGCCGGCATTCTGCCCGCGGAGCGCACCACACCGCAGGACGTGGTGGTGAGCCTGGTGGTGGGCACCGACACCGCGCGCGCCGCGCGCTCCGGCGAGCTGGCCGATACCGTCGACTACGCGGCGCTGGCCGGGCAGGTGCGCGAACTGATCGTGAGCGGCCGCTACCGCCTGCTGGAGGCGATGGCCGAGGACCTGGCCGCGTGCGTGCTGCGCGATCCGCGCGCGGCGAGAGTGCGGGTGACGATCCGCAAGCCGGCGGCCATCGCCGGTGCGCGCGACGCCGGGGTGGAGATTGTCCGTGAGCGGTAA
- a CDS encoding dihydropteroate synthase, which yields MDPVPMHAVRRPAIIGVINLSPESNVPGSHATGLPAVRERAAALCADGADYVELGARSISHHRAPIDDAEEWRRLRPPLDALVAAGYRVAVDTWSETCATAALAAGACFVNFTGAWPSAELCGAVAVSGAALCALYLPYADPYQMRADPAASYQVADILNRFRVLRAHARAAGLARLVLDPNLGIFHPTFDDAARIAYQVQAMTALPAAARLGCPTLAYLARKSALTSRQLIAAHLVALEVDYIRAHEPAIAVRAWELRAALPRAAAASPVPAPKRG from the coding sequence GTGGACCCTGTACCGATGCACGCGGTGCGGCGGCCCGCCATCATCGGAGTAATCAACCTGTCGCCGGAGTCGAACGTGCCCGGTTCGCATGCCACCGGCCTGCCGGCGGTGCGCGAGCGGGCCGCCGCCCTGTGCGCGGACGGCGCCGACTACGTGGAGCTGGGCGCGCGCTCGATCAGCCACCACCGCGCGCCGATCGACGACGCCGAGGAGTGGCGCCGCCTCAGGCCGCCGCTGGATGCCCTGGTCGCAGCCGGCTACCGCGTGGCGGTCGACACCTGGAGCGAGACCTGCGCCACCGCGGCGCTGGCCGCAGGCGCGTGTTTCGTCAATTTCACCGGCGCCTGGCCGTCGGCGGAATTGTGCGGCGCGGTGGCGGTGAGCGGCGCTGCCCTGTGCGCGCTGTACCTGCCGTACGCCGACCCCTATCAGATGCGCGCCGACCCGGCGGCGAGCTACCAGGTCGCGGACATCCTGAATCGCTTCCGCGTGCTGCGCGCCCACGCCCGCGCCGCCGGGCTGGCCCGCCTGGTGCTGGACCCCAACCTCGGCATCTTCCACCCCACCTTCGACGACGCCGCCAGGATCGCCTACCAGGTGCAGGCGATGACCGCACTGCCCGCCGCGGCACGGCTCGGCTGCCCTACGCTCGCCTACCTGGCGCGCAAGTCGGCGCTGACCAGCCGGCAACTGATCGCCGCCCACCTGGTCGCGCTGGAGGTCGACTACATCCGCGCCCACGAACCGGCGATCGCCGTGCGCGCCTGGGAGCTGCGTGCCGCGCTGCCGCGGGCGGCGGCCGCCTCACCCGTGCCGGCGCCGAAACGTGGCTGA